The following proteins are co-located in the Microbacterium sp. SORGH_AS_0888 genome:
- a CDS encoding response regulator, producing the protein MTEIRVLIVDDDFRVGGIHRDVVASRPGFAPLPPVRTAAEALAALRDERPDLLLADVYLPDGDGIELVRAADADAFVLSAATDAATVRRAFRAGALAYLVKPFATEGLIARLDRYARYRNLLATSRPLGQEEIDRALAVLRDADDTASLSRSVTARTVLRALGDAEASASEVAERAGVSRATAQRHLTALAGRGLVQVTLRYGSTGRPEHRFRALRH; encoded by the coding sequence ATGACCGAGATCCGCGTCCTGATCGTGGACGACGACTTCCGCGTCGGCGGCATCCACCGGGATGTCGTCGCCTCGCGTCCCGGCTTCGCCCCGCTGCCCCCGGTGCGCACCGCGGCGGAGGCGCTGGCGGCGCTGCGGGACGAGCGCCCCGACCTGCTCCTCGCGGACGTCTACCTGCCGGACGGGGACGGGATCGAGCTGGTCCGCGCGGCCGACGCGGACGCGTTCGTGCTGTCGGCGGCGACCGATGCCGCCACGGTCCGCCGCGCCTTCCGCGCCGGAGCCCTCGCCTACCTCGTCAAGCCCTTCGCGACCGAGGGTCTGATCGCACGCCTCGACCGCTACGCGCGCTACCGCAACCTGCTCGCCACGTCGCGGCCGCTCGGCCAGGAGGAGATCGACCGGGCGCTCGCGGTGCTCCGCGACGCCGACGACACCGCGAGCCTCTCGCGCTCGGTCACCGCTCGGACCGTGCTGCGAGCGCTCGGCGACGCCGAGGCGTCGGCATCCGAGGTCGCAGAGCGGGCGGGCGTGTCACGCGCGACGGCGCAGCGGCACCTCACGGCGCTCGCGGGGCGAGGCCTCGTGCAGGTCACGCTCCGGTACGGCTCGACCGGCCGCCCTGAGCACCGTTTCCGCGCGCTCCGGCACTGA
- a CDS encoding PLDc N-terminal domain-containing protein — translation MPVVLSLIVLVLMVVAIIDIITRDEGMVRYMPKVVWILLVVLLPFIGSVLWFVLGREWPARSVTRPSPPPFAPWASEPAPPPTRDTRTTEQQLADLEREIEEERLRAELARRRAQRDEDA, via the coding sequence ATGCCGGTCGTCCTCTCGCTCATCGTGCTCGTGCTCATGGTCGTCGCGATCATCGACATCATCACGCGCGACGAGGGCATGGTGCGCTACATGCCCAAGGTCGTCTGGATCCTGCTGGTGGTCCTGCTGCCGTTCATCGGCAGCGTGCTCTGGTTCGTGCTCGGGCGGGAGTGGCCGGCGCGATCCGTGACCCGCCCCTCGCCGCCGCCGTTCGCGCCGTGGGCGTCGGAGCCCGCCCCGCCGCCGACCCGTGACACCCGGACGACGGAGCAGCAGCTGGCCGACCTCGAACGCGAGATCGAGGAGGAGCGGCTGCGCGCCGAGCTCGCGCGCCGGCGTGCGCAGCGCGACGAGGACGCCTGA
- a CDS encoding CitMHS family transporter, which yields MQPLLIPATATEDTVAFVPPEGVLVVLGFAMILVFMALIMTRRLTPMVALITVPAVFGLFAGAGLGLGDMVLDAIGSMAPTAALLMFAIMYFGIMIDVGLFDPLIRLITRLLGDDPAKVVVGTAILAGAVSLDGDGSTTFIITTSALLPIYLRLGMSPVVLTCVAGLMNGTMNIVPWGGPTVRAATALGLQPTDVFVPMLPSLAAGIVVSLLFAWMLGLAERRRLAGRVDTARLSEGEGPLRGPRLFRGAERKPGAMATLATGNLVTVRGGRSAIAAADLVDTADTAMADTMLDPNRPTLRPRLIWVNLVLTLAVMVLLVLDLFPLAFVFMVGAALALVINFPKLKSQADEIVAHAPSIVGVVSMVLAAGVLVGVLNGTGMVAAMANWVTQVIPDSLGPFMAVITGVLSIPFTFFMSNDAFYFGILPILAESATAYGIQPVEMARASITGQPVHLQSPLVPAILLLVSLAGVNLGDHHKKVLWRAAIVSLVMLAVGVLFGAVPLAV from the coding sequence ATGCAGCCGTTGCTCATCCCCGCCACGGCGACCGAGGACACGGTCGCCTTCGTGCCGCCGGAAGGCGTGCTGGTCGTGCTCGGGTTCGCCATGATCCTCGTGTTCATGGCGCTGATCATGACGCGCCGCCTGACGCCGATGGTCGCCCTCATCACGGTGCCGGCCGTGTTCGGTCTGTTCGCCGGCGCCGGGCTCGGCCTCGGCGACATGGTGCTCGACGCGATCGGCAGCATGGCCCCCACGGCGGCGCTGCTGATGTTCGCGATCATGTACTTCGGGATCATGATCGACGTCGGCCTGTTCGACCCGCTGATCCGCCTCATCACGCGGCTGCTGGGCGACGATCCGGCCAAGGTCGTCGTCGGCACCGCGATCCTCGCCGGCGCGGTCTCGCTCGACGGCGACGGCTCGACGACCTTCATCATCACGACATCCGCCCTGCTGCCGATCTACCTGCGCCTGGGCATGAGCCCGGTCGTCCTCACCTGCGTCGCCGGTCTCATGAACGGCACGATGAACATCGTGCCGTGGGGCGGCCCGACCGTGCGCGCGGCGACCGCGCTGGGCCTCCAGCCCACGGACGTGTTCGTGCCGATGCTGCCCTCGCTCGCTGCGGGCATCGTCGTCTCGCTCCTGTTCGCATGGATGCTGGGACTCGCCGAGCGCCGGCGGCTCGCCGGCCGGGTCGACACCGCCCGGCTGAGCGAGGGGGAGGGGCCGCTGCGCGGGCCCAGGCTCTTCCGCGGCGCCGAGCGCAAGCCGGGCGCGATGGCCACGCTCGCGACGGGCAACCTCGTCACGGTCCGCGGCGGTCGCTCGGCGATCGCGGCGGCGGATCTCGTCGACACGGCCGACACGGCCATGGCCGACACGATGCTCGACCCGAACCGGCCGACGCTGCGACCGCGTCTCATCTGGGTCAACCTGGTGCTGACGCTCGCGGTCATGGTGCTGCTCGTGCTCGACCTGTTCCCCCTCGCCTTCGTGTTCATGGTGGGGGCCGCGCTCGCGCTCGTGATCAACTTCCCGAAGCTCAAGTCGCAGGCCGATGAGATCGTCGCCCATGCGCCCAGCATCGTCGGCGTGGTCTCGATGGTGCTCGCGGCGGGTGTGCTCGTGGGCGTCCTGAACGGCACCGGGATGGTGGCGGCGATGGCGAACTGGGTCACGCAGGTGATCCCCGACTCCCTCGGCCCGTTCATGGCGGTCATCACGGGCGTGCTGTCGATCCCGTTCACGTTCTTCATGTCCAACGACGCGTTCTACTTCGGCATCCTGCCGATCCTCGCCGAGAGCGCGACCGCCTACGGCATCCAGCCCGTCGAGATGGCGCGCGCCTCGATCACGGGTCAGCCGGTCCATCTGCAGAGCCCGCTCGTCCCGGCCATCCTGCTGCTCGTCTCGCTCGCCGGGGTGAACCTCGGCGACCACCACAAGAAGGTGCTGTGGCGTGCCGCGATCGTCTCGCTCGTGATGCTGGCCGTCGGAGTGCTGTTCGGCGCCGTCCCGCTGGCGGTGTGA
- a CDS encoding LacI family DNA-binding transcriptional regulator yields the protein MSDAATGRRPSIRDVARLAGVSHQTVSRVINDHPSIRPETRERVLGVMAELRYRPSRAARALVTSRSQTLGILSASSTEYGPASAIAAIEAAARERGYWVGTVNVEPGDPDSITRAIAHLLAQSVEGLVVVAPQEQVARLLAAQRLDIPVVTLQNTAVDARQALFVDQVAGARRATAHLIELGHRRIAHLAGPGGWFEAEARIRGFGAELDAHGLTAAASVVGDWTAESGYRAGRELLRAGEATAVFSSNDQMALGVLHAAHEAGRDVPGELSVVGFDDIPEAAHFWPPLTTVRQDFAELGRRCVEVLLGPEGAAAAERAVMPELIVRASTTAPR from the coding sequence ATGAGCGACGCGGCGACGGGCAGGCGCCCGAGCATCCGGGATGTCGCCCGCCTGGCGGGAGTGTCGCATCAGACGGTCTCGCGCGTCATCAACGACCACCCGAGCATCCGGCCCGAGACCCGCGAGCGAGTGCTCGGCGTCATGGCCGAGCTGCGGTACCGGCCGAGTCGGGCGGCACGTGCGCTCGTGACGAGCAGGTCGCAGACGCTCGGCATCCTCTCCGCGTCGAGCACGGAGTACGGCCCCGCATCCGCGATCGCGGCGATCGAGGCAGCGGCGCGGGAGCGCGGCTACTGGGTCGGCACCGTCAACGTCGAGCCGGGAGACCCGGACTCGATCACGCGCGCGATCGCGCACCTGCTGGCGCAGTCGGTCGAGGGGCTGGTCGTGGTCGCGCCGCAGGAGCAGGTCGCCCGTCTCCTCGCGGCCCAGCGCCTCGACATCCCCGTCGTGACGCTGCAGAACACCGCGGTGGACGCGCGCCAGGCGCTGTTCGTCGACCAGGTGGCAGGTGCGCGGCGCGCGACCGCGCACCTGATCGAGCTCGGCCATCGGCGCATCGCCCACCTGGCCGGTCCCGGCGGCTGGTTCGAGGCCGAGGCCCGGATCCGCGGGTTCGGGGCGGAGCTGGATGCGCACGGCCTGACCGCGGCGGCGTCCGTCGTCGGCGACTGGACGGCCGAGTCGGGCTACCGTGCCGGCCGGGAGCTCCTGCGCGCGGGCGAGGCGACGGCCGTCTTCTCCTCGAACGATCAGATGGCGCTCGGCGTGCTGCACGCCGCCCACGAGGCGGGACGCGACGTGCCGGGCGAGCTCAGCGTCGTCGGCTTCGACGACATCCCGGAGGCCGCGCACTTCTGGCCGCCGCTGACGACGGTGCGCCAGGACTTCGCTGAGCTCGGTCGCCGGTGCGTGGAGGTGCTGCTCGGCCCCGAGGGAGCGGCGGCCGCCGAGCGCGCCGTCATGCCGGAGCTGATCGTGCGTGCGTCGACGACGGCGCCCCGCTAG
- a CDS encoding Gfo/Idh/MocA family protein, producing the protein MTQKPAGLRWGVLATGGIAHAFTSDLRTAGLDVRAVGSRSARSAEAFAAEFGIANAHGSYEALVADPEVDIVYVATPHPAHAENALAAIAAGKHVLVEKPFTLTGEEAARVADAAAGAGVLAMEAMWTRYLPHMARIRELLADGALGEVRTVFADHTQRISTDPAHRLNALELGGGALLDLGIYPVSFAWDVLGAPETVTARARLAETGADAEVATIMTHTGGALSTSISSSRAAGPNTAHVVGTEARIDIDRVWYCPTSFRLLGPDGTVLEDHVSRVDGRGMQFQALAAERLIAAGAIDSDVLPLAESVAIMRTLDTVREQIGLRYPQE; encoded by the coding sequence GTGACCCAAAAGCCCGCCGGACTGCGCTGGGGCGTGCTCGCCACCGGCGGCATCGCGCACGCCTTCACCTCCGACCTCCGGACGGCGGGTCTCGACGTCCGCGCCGTCGGCTCCCGCTCCGCCCGATCCGCCGAGGCCTTCGCCGCCGAGTTCGGCATCGCCAACGCCCACGGCTCCTACGAGGCGCTCGTCGCCGACCCCGAGGTCGACATCGTCTACGTCGCGACGCCGCATCCGGCGCATGCCGAGAACGCGCTCGCCGCGATCGCGGCGGGAAAGCACGTCCTCGTCGAGAAGCCGTTCACCCTCACCGGCGAGGAGGCGGCTCGCGTCGCGGACGCGGCCGCCGGGGCCGGCGTGCTCGCGATGGAGGCCATGTGGACGCGCTACCTGCCGCACATGGCACGCATCCGCGAGCTGCTCGCGGACGGAGCGCTCGGCGAGGTGCGCACGGTCTTCGCCGATCACACGCAGCGGATCTCGACGGACCCCGCGCACCGGCTGAACGCGCTCGAGCTCGGCGGCGGCGCGCTGCTGGACCTCGGCATCTATCCGGTCTCGTTCGCCTGGGACGTGCTGGGCGCGCCCGAGACCGTCACGGCGCGGGCAAGGCTCGCCGAGACGGGCGCCGACGCCGAGGTCGCCACGATCATGACGCACACCGGCGGCGCGCTCTCGACCTCGATCTCGTCGTCCCGCGCCGCGGGACCCAACACGGCCCACGTCGTGGGGACCGAGGCCCGCATCGACATCGACCGGGTCTGGTACTGCCCCACCTCGTTCCGGCTGCTCGGCCCCGACGGAACGGTGCTCGAGGATCACGTCTCGCGCGTGGACGGCCGCGGGATGCAGTTCCAGGCGCTCGCCGCCGAACGCCTGATCGCAGCGGGCGCGATCGACTCCGACGTCCTTCCGCTCGCCGAGTCGGTGGCCATCATGCGCACGCTCGACACGGTGCGCGAGCAGATCGGGCTGCGCTACCCGCAGGAATGA
- a CDS encoding MFS transporter — MGTRIDGVGLRSARGPVLLSIMLSTFLIAIDSTILSTAVPTIVRELGGFDQFPWLFSVYLLAQAATVPVYGKLADTFGRKPVMVVGIGVFLLGSVLCALAGSMVWLIAFRALQGVGAGAIMPTALTIAGDIYTVRERARAQGYLATVWAVASVAGPTLGGLFAQFVSWRWIFWVNVPIGVLALWLLWRAYREDFARRPRRIDYAGAVLLTGTLVLLVLGVLEGGDAWGWMSWPSLAVFGSGLVLLLAFLWAERRAEDPILAPWLLRRRIVSTSTLAALLIGVVMMGLVSFVPPFLEDAAGAAPIVSGLALATLTLGWPVTASLAGLFYLRIGFRRTALIGAVVTIAGTALVAGLAFAASVPLTALGCFVVGLGLGLVANPTLIAAQSSVVQHERGVVSGANALARSVGGAGGVAVFGAIANAVIAASGDGAALHAGASAVFAGIVIAAVALFGACLLLPTVPIQDEPA; from the coding sequence ATGGGCACACGCATCGACGGAGTGGGACTGCGATCGGCGCGGGGCCCGGTGCTGCTGTCGATCATGCTGTCGACGTTCCTCATCGCGATCGACTCGACGATCCTGTCGACCGCCGTGCCCACGATCGTGCGCGAGCTCGGCGGGTTCGATCAGTTCCCATGGCTTTTCTCGGTGTACCTGCTCGCTCAGGCGGCCACGGTCCCCGTGTACGGGAAGCTCGCCGACACCTTCGGGCGCAAGCCCGTCATGGTCGTCGGGATCGGCGTCTTCCTCCTCGGCTCTGTGCTGTGCGCGCTCGCGGGCAGCATGGTCTGGCTCATCGCGTTCCGGGCGCTGCAGGGCGTCGGGGCGGGGGCCATCATGCCCACCGCGCTCACGATCGCCGGCGACATCTACACGGTCCGGGAGCGGGCGAGGGCACAGGGCTACCTCGCGACGGTCTGGGCGGTGGCGTCCGTGGCCGGGCCCACCCTCGGCGGGCTGTTCGCGCAGTTCGTGAGCTGGCGCTGGATCTTCTGGGTCAACGTGCCGATCGGCGTGCTCGCCCTCTGGCTGCTCTGGCGCGCGTACCGCGAGGACTTCGCCCGGCGCCCGCGCCGCATCGACTACGCCGGCGCGGTGCTGCTGACCGGAACGCTCGTGCTGCTCGTGCTGGGCGTGCTCGAGGGCGGGGATGCCTGGGGATGGATGTCGTGGCCGTCGCTCGCGGTGTTCGGCTCCGGTCTCGTGCTGCTCCTCGCGTTCCTGTGGGCGGAGCGGCGTGCGGAGGATCCGATCCTCGCCCCGTGGCTGCTTCGGCGACGCATCGTCTCCACGAGCACGCTGGCGGCGCTCCTGATCGGCGTGGTCATGATGGGCCTCGTGTCCTTCGTGCCGCCCTTCCTCGAGGATGCGGCAGGAGCCGCTCCCATCGTGTCCGGGCTGGCACTGGCGACGCTGACGCTCGGCTGGCCCGTGACCGCGTCGCTCGCGGGGCTCTTCTACCTGCGGATCGGGTTCCGGCGCACCGCGCTCATCGGCGCCGTCGTCACGATCGCCGGCACCGCGCTCGTGGCCGGGCTCGCCTTCGCGGCCTCGGTGCCGCTCACGGCCCTCGGGTGCTTCGTCGTGGGGCTCGGACTGGGGCTGGTCGCGAACCCGACCCTCATCGCCGCCCAGTCCAGCGTGGTCCAGCACGAACGCGGCGTCGTCTCGGGGGCGAACGCGCTCGCCCGCTCCGTCGGCGGCGCGGGCGGGGTCGCGGTGTTCGGTGCGATCGCCAACGCCGTCATCGCCGCGTCGGGCGACGGGGCGGCCCTCCACGCGGGGGCGAGCGCCGTGTTCGCGGGCATCGTGATCGCGGCCGTGGCGTTGTTCGGCGCCTGCCTGCTGCTGCCCACGGTGCCGATCCAGGACGAGCCGGCCTGA
- a CDS encoding ATP-binding protein yields the protein MSAPDRVFARRSPGEAPPSAVHGLGIGLPLSRELARRRGGEVWLIDAAGAGAGAVFGARLPGCIRPAHRQEDT from the coding sequence GTGTCGGCGCCCGACCGGGTCTTCGCGCGGCGGTCGCCCGGCGAGGCTCCCCCGTCAGCCGTGCACGGGCTCGGCATCGGCCTGCCGCTGTCGCGCGAGCTGGCCCGCCGCCGTGGCGGCGAGGTCTGGCTCATCGACGCCGCCGGAGCGGGCGCGGGCGCCGTCTTCGGCGCCCGGCTGCCGGGCTGCATCCGCCCCGCTCACCGACAGGAGGACACATGA
- a CDS encoding ATP-dependent Clp protease ATP-binding subunit, whose amino-acid sequence MPEDFTPADGTDGQRAFDEFLARYLEGERARASRSVDIGRFLGARTQEILQAAGRYALERGQHELDALHVLHELVGAAPVREAVTRIGADPARIVRAVEERLPAASARAEVDGAVVTPSVQRALFHAFQVARSSGSTYVDPEHLFFALVLAQDAPAGQILNQAGVTAEALTQGVRETVTPDGEPAAAEPESTTPMLDRYGTDLTARARAGELDPVIGRDAEIEQTIEILSRRTKNNPVLIGEAGVGKTAIVEGLARAIVAEAVPEQLRDTRVVSLDLPAMLAGARYRGDFEERLTKTMDEIAAQKGELVVFIDEVHTVVGAGAGGEGAMDAGNILKPRLARGDLHLVGATTLAEYRTIEKDAALERRFQPVRVGEPSIEDAVAILQGLRGAYEEHHRVTYTDEALRAAVELSDRYLTERVLPDKAIDLIDQAGARLRLRLGVAVDTDALLTRLATLESEKNAAVAAERYEDASRIRDAITEVQARLEEASARGTAARGEAIVDESQIAEVVSRATGIPATRLTESERMRLAGLEGELHARVIGQDEAVEAVATAVRRNRTGMGDPRRPVGSFLFLGPTGVGKTELAKALAQSLFDDENAIVRFDMSEFGERHTVSRLVGAPPGYVGYDEAGQLTERVRRNPYSVVLFDEIEKAHPDVFTLLLQVLDDGRLTDGQGRTVDFRNTVIIMTSNIGGDLLASRSGAIGFIADGGGATGFGSEKDLRDRVFGRLREAMRPEFLNRIDEIVLFRKLDAAQLGRIVGLLLDGTRARLANREIRLEVTPAAEAWLAEHGYEPEYGARPLRRLIQRRVDDRIADLLVRGELADGGAVSVDVAGGELAVTPVAAFASAA is encoded by the coding sequence ATGCCCGAAGACTTCACGCCCGCCGACGGCACCGACGGTCAGCGCGCGTTCGACGAGTTCCTCGCCCGTTACCTCGAGGGCGAGCGCGCCCGCGCGTCCCGTTCCGTGGACATCGGGCGTTTCCTCGGTGCCCGCACGCAGGAGATCCTGCAGGCGGCCGGGCGCTACGCGCTCGAGCGCGGCCAGCACGAGCTCGACGCGCTCCACGTGCTCCACGAGCTCGTCGGCGCGGCTCCCGTCCGCGAGGCCGTGACCCGCATCGGGGCCGACCCGGCACGGATCGTCCGCGCCGTCGAGGAGCGGCTTCCCGCCGCATCCGCCCGCGCGGAGGTGGACGGCGCGGTCGTCACGCCGTCCGTGCAGCGCGCCCTGTTCCACGCGTTCCAGGTGGCGCGCTCGTCCGGATCGACCTACGTCGACCCGGAACACCTCTTCTTCGCGCTCGTGCTGGCGCAGGACGCCCCGGCGGGGCAGATCCTCAACCAGGCGGGCGTCACGGCGGAGGCGCTCACCCAGGGCGTCCGGGAGACCGTGACCCCCGACGGAGAGCCCGCCGCCGCCGAGCCCGAGTCGACGACGCCGATGCTCGACCGCTACGGCACCGACCTCACGGCGCGTGCCCGAGCCGGTGAGCTCGACCCCGTCATCGGCCGTGACGCCGAGATCGAGCAGACGATCGAGATCCTCAGCCGTCGCACCAAGAACAACCCGGTGCTGATCGGCGAGGCCGGCGTCGGCAAGACCGCGATCGTCGAGGGCCTGGCCCGCGCGATCGTGGCGGAGGCCGTGCCGGAGCAGCTGCGCGACACGAGGGTCGTCTCGCTCGACCTGCCCGCCATGCTCGCCGGGGCGCGCTACCGCGGCGACTTCGAGGAGCGGCTGACGAAGACCATGGACGAGATCGCGGCGCAGAAGGGCGAGCTCGTCGTCTTCATCGACGAGGTCCACACGGTCGTCGGGGCGGGAGCCGGCGGCGAGGGCGCGATGGATGCCGGCAACATCCTGAAGCCGCGCCTCGCGCGCGGAGACCTGCACCTCGTGGGGGCCACGACCCTCGCCGAGTACCGCACGATCGAGAAGGACGCCGCCCTCGAGCGGCGGTTCCAGCCGGTGCGCGTCGGCGAGCCCTCGATCGAGGACGCCGTCGCGATCCTGCAGGGCCTGCGCGGCGCCTACGAGGAGCACCACCGCGTCACCTACACGGACGAGGCGCTGCGTGCGGCCGTCGAGCTCAGCGACCGGTACCTCACCGAGCGCGTGCTGCCGGACAAGGCCATCGACCTGATCGACCAGGCGGGGGCCCGGCTGCGGCTGCGCCTCGGCGTCGCCGTCGACACCGATGCGCTCCTCACGCGGCTCGCCACCCTCGAGAGCGAGAAGAACGCGGCCGTGGCCGCGGAGCGCTACGAGGACGCGTCCCGCATCCGTGACGCGATCACCGAGGTCCAGGCGCGCCTGGAGGAGGCGAGCGCGCGGGGTACGGCGGCTCGGGGCGAGGCGATCGTGGACGAGAGCCAGATCGCCGAGGTCGTCAGCCGCGCCACGGGCATCCCCGCGACCCGGCTCACGGAGTCCGAGCGGATGCGGCTGGCCGGCCTGGAAGGCGAGCTCCACGCGCGTGTCATCGGTCAGGACGAGGCGGTCGAAGCCGTCGCGACGGCCGTGCGCCGCAACCGGACCGGGATGGGAGACCCCCGTCGACCCGTCGGCTCGTTCCTCTTCCTCGGCCCGACGGGCGTGGGCAAGACCGAGCTCGCGAAGGCTCTCGCACAGTCGCTGTTCGACGATGAGAACGCCATCGTGCGCTTCGACATGAGCGAGTTCGGCGAGCGCCACACGGTCTCGCGGCTCGTCGGCGCCCCTCCCGGATACGTCGGCTACGACGAGGCGGGCCAGCTGACCGAGCGCGTGCGCCGCAACCCCTACTCGGTCGTGCTCTTCGACGAGATCGAGAAGGCACACCCGGACGTGTTCACCCTCCTGCTGCAAGTGCTCGACGACGGCCGTCTCACGGACGGCCAGGGGCGAACGGTCGATTTCCGCAACACCGTCATCATCATGACGAGCAACATCGGCGGGGATCTGCTGGCCTCGCGCTCGGGTGCCATCGGCTTCATCGCCGACGGCGGCGGAGCGACCGGCTTCGGCTCGGAGAAGGACCTGCGCGACCGCGTCTTCGGACGGCTGCGGGAGGCGATGCGACCCGAGTTCCTCAACCGGATCGATGAGATCGTGCTGTTCCGCAAGCTGGACGCGGCCCAGCTCGGCCGGATCGTCGGTCTGCTGCTGGATGGGACGCGCGCCCGTCTCGCGAACCGGGAGATCCGGCTCGAGGTGACGCCCGCCGCCGAGGCGTGGCTCGCGGAGCACGGTTACGAGCCGGAGTACGGTGCACGGCCGCTCCGTCGGCTCATCCAGCGCCGGGTCGACGACCGCATCGCCGATCTGCTCGTGCGCGGTGAGCTGGCCGACGGCGGCGCGGTGAGCGTCGACGTCGCCGGCGGGGAGCTCGCGGTGACCCCGGTCGCGGCGTTCGCGTCCGCGGCGTAA
- a CDS encoding NYN domain-containing protein, whose amino-acid sequence MAGTSDPRVAVYLDFDNIVMSWYDRVHGRNGYSRDRQRIAENPADPEIAAKLAAATVDVGAIIDYATSFGTLVLTRAYADWSSPVNAEYRTQLVSRAVDLVQLFPAAAYAKNGADIRLAVDAVEDMFRLPDLTHVVIVAGDSDYVPLAQRCRRLGRFVVGVGVAGSTAKSLAAACDRFDAYDSLPGVSSPEKAKKDAAEQRPRARKRSVDPAADLLERALRLENDKDPSQWQHASAVKSLITRLDPSFSEKALGHRSFSDFVAAHPDIAEMDDTDNIVRIRLVESKR is encoded by the coding sequence ATGGCTGGCACCTCGGATCCGCGCGTCGCGGTCTACCTCGACTTCGACAACATCGTGATGAGCTGGTACGACCGCGTGCACGGCCGCAACGGCTACTCACGGGACCGCCAGCGCATCGCCGAGAATCCGGCCGATCCCGAGATCGCCGCCAAGCTCGCGGCGGCGACGGTCGATGTCGGTGCGATCATCGACTACGCCACGTCGTTCGGCACGCTCGTGCTCACGCGTGCGTACGCCGACTGGTCGTCGCCCGTGAACGCCGAGTACCGCACGCAGCTCGTGTCCCGCGCGGTCGACCTCGTCCAGCTGTTCCCGGCGGCCGCCTATGCGAAGAACGGCGCCGACATCCGGCTCGCCGTCGACGCGGTCGAGGACATGTTCCGCCTGCCCGACCTGACGCACGTCGTCATCGTGGCGGGGGACTCCGACTACGTGCCGCTCGCGCAGCGCTGCCGGCGGCTGGGGCGCTTCGTCGTCGGGGTGGGCGTGGCCGGATCCACGGCGAAGTCGCTCGCGGCGGCCTGCGACCGCTTCGACGCCTACGACTCGCTGCCGGGCGTCTCCTCGCCCGAGAAGGCGAAGAAGGATGCGGCGGAGCAGCGGCCCCGCGCCCGCAAACGCTCCGTCGACCCGGCGGCCGACCTCCTCGAGCGGGCGCTGCGGCTGGAGAACGACAAGGACCCGTCGCAGTGGCAGCACGCCTCGGCCGTCAAGAGCCTCATCACGCGGCTCGATCCCTCGTTCAGCGAGAAGGCGCTCGGGCACCGCAGCTTCAGCGACTTCGTGGCCGCGCATCCCGACATCGCGGAGATGGACGACACCGACAACATCGTGCGCATCCGGCTGGTCGAGTCGAAGCGCTGA
- a CDS encoding LLM class flavin-dependent oxidoreductase, translating into MTASVSLGIAGTLAPDLVAGIARAAEDAGLHALWVNDTPDGDALVRLAAAAAVTSRLGLSTGVLPLDRRPAASLPGEIGPAVPASRLTLGIGSGALRRGALACVADGIRTLRAAGGFRILVGALGPRMRRLGAEDADGVLLSWLTPGVAAAQAAEAREARAGAVAALYVRTAFDPDGGARLREEAARYGSYPQYAANFARLGIAPGDTVLTADDGDVAAGLAAYREAVDEVVLRAIVAEETLPAYREFIDRAAQALA; encoded by the coding sequence ATGACCGCATCCGTCTCGCTCGGCATCGCCGGCACCCTCGCACCCGACCTCGTGGCGGGCATCGCCCGCGCCGCCGAGGACGCGGGCCTGCACGCCCTCTGGGTCAACGACACGCCGGACGGTGACGCCCTCGTGCGCCTCGCGGCGGCTGCGGCCGTCACCTCCCGCCTCGGGCTGTCCACGGGCGTGCTTCCGCTGGACCGTCGCCCGGCGGCGTCGCTCCCGGGCGAGATCGGTCCGGCGGTCCCCGCGAGCCGCCTGACCCTCGGCATCGGCTCCGGGGCGCTTCGCCGAGGTGCGCTCGCGTGCGTCGCCGACGGCATCCGGACGCTGCGCGCGGCGGGCGGGTTCCGCATCCTGGTCGGCGCGCTGGGCCCCCGGATGCGGCGGCTCGGCGCCGAGGACGCCGACGGCGTCCTGCTCAGCTGGCTGACCCCCGGCGTCGCCGCGGCCCAGGCGGCCGAGGCGCGCGAGGCGCGGGCCGGAGCCGTCGCCGCGCTCTACGTGCGCACGGCGTTCGACCCCGACGGCGGCGCTCGCCTCCGCGAGGAGGCCGCTCGGTACGGATCCTACCCGCAGTACGCGGCCAACTTCGCCCGGCTCGGCATCGCCCCCGGCGACACCGTGCTCACCGCCGACGACGGCGACGTGGCGGCGGGTCTCGCGGCCTATCGTGAGGCCGTGGACGAGGTCGTGCTGCGCGCGATCGTCGCGGAGGAGACGCTCCCGGCCTATCGCGAGTTCATCGACCGAGCCGCGCAGGCCCTCGCATGA